In Streptomyces sp. NBC_00414, a single window of DNA contains:
- a CDS encoding class I SAM-dependent methyltransferase, whose product MTDDHTHVQEFFSARAAGWDDRFPDDGPAYAAAVSEMGLHEGDRVLDAGCGTGRALPPLRDAVGTSGTVLGADLTPAMLEAAARAGRDRAGRLLLSDVSRLPLRAESLHAVFAAGLIAHLPNPAENLRELARVVRPGGVLALFHPIGRAALAARQGRQITPDDLRAEANLGPLLSASGWRMTSYVDEDDRFLALAARRP is encoded by the coding sequence ATGACCGACGACCACACGCATGTCCAGGAGTTCTTCTCGGCCCGCGCGGCCGGCTGGGACGACCGGTTTCCCGACGACGGCCCGGCGTACGCGGCAGCCGTCTCCGAAATGGGGCTGCACGAAGGCGATCGCGTGCTCGACGCGGGCTGCGGCACGGGACGCGCTCTGCCGCCTCTCAGGGACGCCGTGGGTACCTCCGGGACGGTCCTCGGAGCGGACCTGACGCCGGCCATGCTGGAGGCGGCGGCGCGGGCGGGCCGTGACCGGGCAGGTCGGTTGCTCCTCTCCGACGTGTCGCGGTTGCCGCTGCGCGCGGAATCGCTCCATGCCGTCTTCGCGGCCGGCCTCATCGCGCATCTTCCGAACCCCGCGGAGAACCTGCGGGAGTTGGCTCGGGTCGTTCGGCCCGGCGGGGTCCTGGCGCTCTTCCACCCGATCGGCCGGGCCGCCCTCGCGGCGCGCCAGGGACGGCAGATCACCCCGGACGACCTGCGCGCGGAGGCCAACCTCGGCCCGCTACTCTCCGCCTCCGGCTGGCGCATGACGTCTTACGTGGACGAGGACGACCGGTTCCTCGCACTGGCCGCGCGCCGCCCCTGA
- a CDS encoding DEAD/DEAH box helicase — translation MTLIDQLPQTADPDALYEAFESWAGERGLTLYPHQEEALIEVVSGANVIVSTPTGSGKSMIAAGAHFAALARDEVTFYTAPIKALVSEKFFELCKMFGTENVGMLTGDASVNADAPVICCTAEVLASIALRDGKRADVGQVVMDEFHFYAEADRGWAWQIPILELPQAQFILMSATLGDVSMFEEDLTRRTGRPTSVVRSATRPVPLSYEYKLTPLTETLTELLETRQAPVYIVHFTQAQAVERAQALMSINMCTREEKDQIAALIGNFRFTTKFGRNLSRYVRHGIGVHHAGMLPKYRRLVEKLAQAGLLKVICGTDTLGVGVNVPIRTVLFTALAKYDGTRVRTLRAREFHQIAGRAGRAGFDTAGFVVAQAPEHVVENEKALAKAGDDPKKRRKVVRKKAPEGFVGWTDNTFEKLISSDPEPLTSRFRVTHTMLLSVIARPGNAFAAMRHLLEDNHEPRKQQLRHIRRAIAIYRSLLDGGVVEKLDTPDAEGRIVRLTVDLQQNFALNQPLSTFALAAFELLDPESPSYALDMVSVVESTLDDPRQILAAQQNKARGEAVGAMKADGVEYEERMERLQDVSYPKPLEELLFHGYDTYRKSHPWVGDHPLSPKSVIRDMYERAMTFTEFVSHYELARTEGIVLRYLASAYKALDHTVPDDLKSEDLEDLIAWLGEMVRQVDSSLLDEWEQLANPEVMTAEEAQERADQVKPVTANGRAFRVLVRNAMFRRVELAALDHVSELGELDSEAGWDADAWGAAMDDYWDEYDDLGTGPDARGPKLLQIEEQPENGLWRVRQTFADPNGDHDWGISAEIDLVASDAEGRAIVKVTAVGQL, via the coding sequence GTGACCCTTATCGATCAGCTGCCGCAGACCGCAGATCCCGACGCCCTCTACGAAGCCTTCGAGTCGTGGGCCGGGGAACGCGGTCTCACCCTCTATCCCCACCAGGAGGAGGCGCTGATCGAGGTGGTCTCGGGTGCGAACGTGATCGTCTCGACGCCCACCGGGTCCGGCAAGAGCATGATCGCCGCGGGTGCGCACTTCGCGGCGCTCGCCCGTGACGAGGTCACCTTCTACACGGCGCCGATCAAGGCGCTCGTCTCGGAGAAGTTCTTCGAGCTGTGCAAGATGTTCGGTACCGAGAACGTCGGCATGCTGACCGGCGACGCGTCCGTGAACGCCGACGCCCCGGTCATCTGCTGTACCGCCGAGGTTCTGGCGTCGATCGCGCTGCGCGACGGCAAGCGGGCCGACGTCGGCCAGGTCGTGATGGACGAGTTCCACTTCTACGCCGAGGCCGACCGCGGCTGGGCCTGGCAGATCCCGATCCTCGAACTGCCGCAGGCTCAGTTCATCCTCATGTCGGCGACGCTCGGCGACGTCTCGATGTTCGAGGAGGACCTGACCCGGCGGACCGGTCGTCCCACCTCGGTGGTCCGCTCGGCGACCCGTCCTGTCCCTCTCTCCTACGAGTACAAGCTGACGCCACTCACCGAGACGCTCACCGAGCTTCTTGAGACGAGGCAGGCGCCCGTCTACATCGTGCACTTCACCCAGGCCCAGGCCGTGGAGCGGGCGCAGGCACTGATGAGCATCAACATGTGCACGCGTGAGGAGAAGGACCAGATCGCCGCGCTGATCGGCAACTTCCGCTTCACCACCAAGTTCGGCCGTAACCTCTCCCGCTACGTACGGCACGGCATCGGTGTGCACCACGCCGGCATGCTGCCCAAGTACCGCCGCCTGGTGGAGAAACTGGCGCAGGCCGGCCTGCTGAAGGTCATCTGCGGCACGGACACCCTCGGTGTCGGCGTCAACGTGCCCATCCGCACCGTCCTGTTCACCGCTCTGGCGAAGTACGACGGCACTCGCGTACGGACGCTGCGCGCGCGGGAGTTCCACCAGATCGCGGGCCGGGCCGGCCGGGCCGGCTTCGACACGGCGGGCTTTGTCGTGGCGCAGGCTCCCGAGCATGTCGTGGAGAACGAGAAGGCCCTCGCCAAGGCAGGCGACGATCCGAAGAAGCGCCGCAAGGTGGTGCGCAAGAAGGCCCCGGAAGGCTTCGTGGGCTGGACGGACAACACGTTCGAGAAGCTGATCTCGTCCGATCCGGAACCGCTGACCTCGCGCTTCCGGGTCACTCACACGATGCTTCTGTCCGTGATCGCCCGGCCCGGCAACGCCTTCGCCGCGATGCGTCATCTGCTGGAGGACAACCACGAGCCGCGCAAGCAGCAGCTGCGCCACATCAGGCGGGCGATCGCCATCTACCGCTCGCTCCTCGACGGCGGGGTCGTGGAGAAGCTCGACACTCCGGACGCGGAAGGGCGCATCGTGCGCCTCACCGTCGACCTGCAGCAGAACTTCGCTCTCAACCAGCCTCTGTCGACCTTCGCCCTTGCCGCGTTCGAGCTCCTGGATCCCGAATCGCCTTCTTACGCCCTGGACATGGTGTCCGTCGTGGAGTCCACGCTGGACGACCCGCGGCAGATTCTCGCCGCCCAGCAGAACAAGGCTCGCGGTGAGGCCGTGGGGGCGATGAAGGCGGACGGTGTCGAGTACGAGGAGCGCATGGAACGGCTCCAGGACGTGTCGTACCCCAAGCCGCTGGAAGAGCTGCTCTTCCACGGGTACGACACCTACCGCAAGAGCCACCCGTGGGTGGGCGACCATCCCCTCTCCCCGAAGTCCGTCATCCGGGACATGTACGAACGGGCGATGACCTTCACCGAGTTCGTGTCCCATTACGAGCTCGCCCGCACCGAGGGCATCGTGCTCCGCTACCTGGCGAGCGCCTACAAGGCCCTTGACCACACCGTCCCGGACGACCTGAAGTCGGAGGACCTGGAGGACCTGATCGCCTGGCTCGGCGAGATGGTGCGTCAGGTCGACTCCAGCCTCCTCGACGAGTGGGAACAGCTCGCCAACCCCGAGGTGATGACGGCCGAGGAGGCTCAGGAGCGGGCCGACCAGGTCAAGCCGGTCACGGCCAACGGGCGCGCCTTCCGGGTCCTCGTCCGCAACGCCATGTTCCGGCGCGTGGAGCTCGCCGCCCTCGACCATGTCTCGGAACTCGGCGAGCTGGACTCCGAGGCCGGCTGGGACGCCGATGCCTGGGGCGCGGCGATGGACGACTACTGGGACGAGTACGACGACCTCGGCACCGGCCCCGACGCGCGTGGCCCCAAACTCCTGCAGATCGAGGAGCAGCCGGAGAACGGTCTGTGGCGAGTCCGGCAGACGTTCGCCGACCCGAACGGCGATCATGACTGGGGCATCAGCGCGGAGATCGACCTCGTGGCCTCCGACGCCGAGGGACGTGCCATCGTCAAGGTCACCGCCGTCGGCCAGCTGTGA
- a CDS encoding DUF742 domain-containing protein: MTEDRAVSTEQPGSQWYDNEAGPLVRPYAMTGGRTEPGPTGVRFDLIALVTLDTGAPETGADTALGPEHRALIELCRAETQSVAELAADTDLPVGVVRVLLGDLLELGCVTVSRPVPPARLPDERILREVIDGLRAL; this comes from the coding sequence ATGACCGAGGACCGGGCAGTCAGCACCGAGCAGCCGGGCAGCCAGTGGTACGACAACGAGGCCGGGCCGCTCGTCCGCCCGTACGCCATGACGGGCGGACGCACCGAGCCAGGACCCACCGGGGTGCGCTTCGACCTGATAGCACTCGTCACACTCGACACCGGGGCACCCGAGACCGGCGCCGACACCGCACTCGGTCCTGAGCACCGGGCCCTCATCGAACTCTGCCGGGCCGAGACCCAGTCGGTCGCCGAACTGGCCGCGGACACAGACCTGCCCGTGGGCGTGGTGCGCGTACTCCTGGGCGACCTGCTGGAGCTCGGCTGCGTGACGGTCAGCCGCCCCGTGCCGCCCGCGCGCCTGCCCGACGAGCGCATCCTGCGCGAGGTCATCGACGGGCTGAGGGCCCTGTAG
- a CDS encoding acyl-CoA thioesterase, translating to MTNPAERLVDLLDLEQIEVNIFRGRSPEESLQRVFGGQVAGQALVAAGRTTDSERPVHSLHAYFLRPGRPGVPIVYQVERIRDGRSFTTRRVTAVQQGRTIFNLTASFHKPEVGSFEHQLPPAREVPDPESLPSVTQEIKEHLGVLPETLERMARRQPFDIRYADRLRWTPEEIENAEPRSAVWMRAVGPLGDDPLVHTCALTYASDMTLLDAVRIPVEPLWGQRGFDMASLDHAMWFHRPFRADEWFLYDQESPIATGGRGLARGRIYDLEGRLLVSVVQEGLFRKLES from the coding sequence ATGACGAACCCAGCGGAACGACTCGTCGATCTGCTCGACCTGGAGCAGATCGAGGTCAACATCTTCCGTGGCCGCAGCCCGGAGGAATCCCTGCAGCGGGTCTTCGGCGGACAGGTGGCGGGCCAGGCCCTGGTCGCCGCCGGCCGTACCACGGACTCGGAGCGGCCCGTGCACTCACTGCACGCGTACTTCCTGCGTCCGGGCCGGCCGGGCGTGCCCATCGTGTACCAGGTCGAACGGATAAGGGACGGGCGGTCGTTCACCACGCGCCGCGTCACCGCCGTGCAGCAGGGCCGCACGATCTTCAATCTGACCGCCTCCTTTCACAAGCCTGAGGTAGGGAGCTTCGAGCACCAGCTGCCGCCGGCCCGTGAGGTCCCGGATCCCGAGTCGCTACCGAGCGTCACTCAGGAGATCAAGGAACATCTGGGCGTACTCCCCGAGACGCTGGAGCGCATGGCCCGGCGCCAGCCCTTCGACATCCGCTACGCGGACCGGTTGCGCTGGACTCCCGAGGAGATCGAGAACGCCGAACCGCGCAGCGCCGTGTGGATGCGCGCCGTCGGACCTCTGGGCGACGACCCGCTGGTCCACACCTGCGCGCTCACCTATGCGAGCGACATGACTCTCCTGGACGCCGTCCGAATCCCGGTGGAACCCCTCTGGGGCCAGCGCGGTTTCGACATGGCTTCCCTGGACCACGCCATGTGGTTCCACCGGCCGTTCCGCGCCGACGAGTGGTTCCTGTACGACCAGGAGTCCCCGATCGCGACGGGTGGCCGAGGGCTGGCCCGGGGCCGGATCTATGACCTGGAGGGACGCCTGCTTGTCTCCGTCGTCCAGGAGGGGCTGTTCCGCAAGCTCGAAAGCTGA
- a CDS encoding MHYT domain-containing protein, translating to MGHLDHATFGWLTPVLSYVMASIGAALGLRCTVRALGATGRSRRNWLLTAASSIGTGIWTMHSVAMLGFGVSGTDIRYNVPLTMLSLLVAMVVVGAGVFAVGYGRDRGRALVLGGLTTGIGVASMHYLGMAALRLHGAVSYDPLLVGVSVAIAVVAATAALWAALNISSPSAVAVASLVMGGAVSSMHYTGMIAVGVHVTPSGEALSGATAMQFIFPLAVGLGSYLFLTSAFVALSPTAGEREASEAAQRPVESAAR from the coding sequence ATGGGACACCTGGACCACGCCACCTTCGGCTGGCTGACCCCCGTGCTGTCGTACGTCATGGCATCCATCGGCGCCGCCCTCGGGCTGCGCTGCACGGTCCGCGCGCTCGGCGCCACCGGCCGGTCGCGCCGCAACTGGCTGCTCACCGCGGCCTCCTCGATCGGCACAGGCATCTGGACCATGCACTCCGTGGCGATGCTCGGCTTCGGTGTGAGCGGCACCGACATCCGTTACAACGTGCCACTGACCATGCTCAGCCTGCTCGTCGCGATGGTCGTCGTCGGTGCGGGAGTCTTCGCCGTGGGCTACGGCCGTGACCGGGGCCGCGCGCTCGTCCTCGGCGGGCTGACCACCGGGATCGGCGTGGCGAGCATGCACTACCTGGGCATGGCCGCGTTGCGCCTGCACGGCGCCGTGAGTTACGACCCGCTGCTCGTCGGGGTCTCCGTCGCCATCGCCGTGGTCGCGGCGACCGCGGCCCTGTGGGCGGCGCTCAACATCAGCTCGCCGAGCGCCGTCGCAGTCGCCTCGCTCGTCATGGGCGGGGCGGTCAGCAGCATGCACTACACCGGGATGATCGCGGTCGGCGTCCACGTCACACCCTCCGGGGAAGCCCTGTCCGGGGCCACGGCGATGCAGTTCATCTTCCCCCTCGCCGTCGGCCTCGGGTCCTATCTCTTCCTCACGTCGGCGTTCGTCGCGCTCTCCCCGACAGCGGGCGAGCGCGAGGCCTCCGAGGCGGCGCAGCGGCCCGTCGAGAGCGCCGCCCGCTAG
- a CDS encoding DEAD/DEAH box helicase, which translates to MEELIVVLPGEDGVELVTVTAVVLPMRAALPVLTSARAAPQAHAATAFWGAAAVLALQLAARGLLLPGLSAGDHDAWRAGPLGSRDLERIRELGAAMPPHAHAVPVDETEPLRLPDPEWLLRAFLDAVADTLPRSPAATLAAGGAAFAAPEPQHVPEHRAWAADVAAGHDAGVRISLRVEVPGLASAVSDENRLPFRAVLQLHSVSDPALLADAAEVWSGSSPAFGPRARMDALLALRRAARAWAPLTPLLSATVPDAIELADEEVTELLGEGARSLTAAGVEVHWPRELAHKLTARAVVGPPDDEQSGNGSVSDTPSFLSADALLTFSWWFALGDQQLTRDELDRLAEANRPMVRLRDQWVLVDPQELRRARDQQDRKLTPVDALSAVLTGSTEVDGRRVDVRPTGWLAMLREHLSDPEGQEPVGQPPALAATLRDYQLRGLNWLARMTSLGLGGCLADDMGLGKTITLIALHLHRQADEGVAGPTLVVCPTSLMGNWQREIERFAPGTPVRRFHGARRNLEGLADGEFVLTTYGTMRLDTARLADASWGMVVADEAQHVKNPYSDTARQLRTIDARARVALTGTPVENNLSELWAILDWTTPGLLGRLGTFRNQYAKAVEGGQDPGAADRLAQLVRPFLLRRRKSDPGIAPELPPKTETDRAVSLSKEQAGLYEAVVRETLAEIAGADSMARRGLIVKLLTGLKQICNHPAQYLKEDRPRIAGRSGKLELLDELLDTILSEGACVLVFTQYVRMARLIERHLSARGVHSQFLHGGTPVPEREAMVERFQDGQVPVFLLSLKAAGTGLNLTRAEHVVHYDRWWNPAVEAQATDRAYRIGQTRPVQVHRLIAEGTIEDRIADMLLRKRELADAVLGSGESALTELTDAQLADLVELRGGAR; encoded by the coding sequence GTGGAGGAGCTGATCGTCGTCCTTCCCGGTGAGGACGGTGTCGAGTTGGTGACGGTGACGGCCGTCGTGCTGCCGATGCGGGCCGCACTCCCGGTCCTCACAAGCGCGCGTGCCGCTCCACAGGCCCACGCGGCGACCGCCTTCTGGGGTGCCGCGGCCGTACTCGCGCTGCAACTCGCCGCGCGCGGCCTGCTGCTGCCCGGCTTGAGCGCCGGTGACCACGACGCATGGCGCGCGGGCCCCCTGGGCTCTCGGGACCTGGAGCGCATCCGTGAGCTGGGCGCCGCGATGCCGCCGCACGCCCACGCGGTGCCAGTCGACGAGACCGAGCCGCTGCGGCTGCCCGATCCGGAGTGGCTGCTGCGCGCCTTCCTCGACGCCGTCGCCGACACACTGCCACGCTCCCCCGCGGCAACGCTCGCCGCGGGCGGAGCGGCCTTCGCCGCCCCCGAACCGCAGCACGTGCCAGAGCACCGCGCGTGGGCGGCCGATGTCGCGGCGGGGCACGACGCCGGCGTACGGATCTCGCTGCGTGTCGAGGTTCCGGGTCTCGCGTCGGCCGTGTCGGACGAGAACCGGCTGCCGTTCCGTGCGGTGCTGCAACTGCACAGCGTCAGCGATCCGGCCCTGCTGGCGGACGCGGCCGAGGTGTGGAGCGGGTCGAGCCCGGCCTTCGGCCCGCGCGCGCGGATGGATGCCCTGCTCGCGCTGCGCCGCGCCGCTCGGGCCTGGGCCCCGCTCACTCCCCTGCTGTCGGCGACCGTGCCCGACGCGATCGAACTAGCCGACGAGGAGGTCACCGAACTCCTGGGCGAGGGAGCACGATCACTCACAGCCGCCGGCGTGGAGGTGCACTGGCCCAGGGAACTGGCCCACAAGCTGACGGCCCGCGCGGTCGTCGGACCCCCGGACGACGAGCAGAGCGGGAACGGGTCCGTCTCGGACACGCCCTCCTTCCTGTCGGCCGACGCGCTTCTGACGTTCTCCTGGTGGTTCGCGCTGGGTGACCAGCAACTGACACGCGATGAACTGGACCGACTCGCCGAGGCGAACCGCCCCATGGTCCGACTGCGTGACCAGTGGGTCCTCGTCGATCCGCAGGAGCTGCGCCGCGCCCGTGACCAGCAGGACCGCAAGCTGACGCCCGTCGACGCGCTGAGCGCCGTTCTCACGGGCTCCACGGAGGTCGACGGCCGCAGGGTCGACGTGCGGCCCACGGGGTGGCTGGCGATGCTGCGGGAGCATCTGTCGGACCCGGAGGGACAGGAGCCGGTCGGGCAGCCTCCCGCGCTGGCCGCGACCCTGCGCGACTATCAGCTCCGCGGGCTCAACTGGCTGGCCCGGATGACGTCCTTGGGGCTGGGAGGCTGTCTCGCGGACGACATGGGTCTGGGCAAGACCATCACTCTCATCGCGCTGCATCTGCACCGGCAGGCCGACGAGGGCGTGGCGGGCCCCACACTCGTCGTCTGTCCGACGTCCCTCATGGGCAACTGGCAGCGCGAGATCGAGAGGTTCGCTCCGGGCACTCCCGTCCGTCGCTTCCACGGGGCTCGACGGAATCTGGAGGGGCTGGCCGACGGCGAGTTCGTCCTCACGACCTACGGCACCATGCGGCTCGACACGGCACGCCTGGCGGACGCTTCGTGGGGCATGGTCGTCGCGGACGAGGCACAGCACGTGAAGAACCCGTACTCGGACACGGCCCGGCAGTTGCGGACGATCGACGCACGCGCGCGTGTGGCGCTCACCGGAACGCCGGTGGAGAACAACCTCTCCGAGCTGTGGGCGATCCTCGACTGGACGACACCTGGTCTGCTGGGCCGGCTCGGCACGTTCCGCAACCAGTACGCGAAGGCTGTCGAGGGCGGGCAGGATCCAGGGGCGGCGGACCGGCTCGCCCAGCTCGTGCGGCCGTTCCTCCTCCGTCGGCGCAAGTCCGATCCCGGCATCGCACCGGAGCTTCCGCCGAAGACGGAGACCGACCGGGCCGTGTCCCTCTCCAAGGAACAGGCGGGTCTGTACGAGGCCGTGGTCCGCGAGACCCTCGCGGAGATCGCGGGCGCCGACAGCATGGCGCGGCGCGGACTGATCGTGAAGCTCCTCACCGGGCTCAAACAGATCTGCAACCACCCGGCGCAGTACCTCAAGGAGGACCGGCCGAGGATCGCCGGGCGCTCCGGAAAGCTGGAGCTGCTGGACGAATTGCTCGACACCATCCTCTCCGAGGGGGCCTGCGTTCTGGTCTTCACGCAGTACGTGCGCATGGCGCGCCTGATCGAGCGCCATCTGAGCGCGCGTGGTGTGCACTCGCAGTTCCTGCACGGAGGTACCCCGGTCCCGGAGCGCGAGGCCATGGTGGAGCGCTTCCAGGACGGCCAGGTACCCGTCTTCCTGTTGTCGTTGAAGGCCGCGGGCACGGGCCTCAACCTGACGCGGGCCGAGCATGTAGTGCACTACGACCGCTGGTGGAACCCGGCCGTCGAGGCCCAGGCCACCGACCGCGCGTACCGCATCGGCCAGACCAGGCCGGTCCAGGTGCACCGGCTGATCGCCGAGGGAACGATCGAGGACCGCATCGCGGACATGCTGCTGCGCAAACGGGAGTTGGCGGACGCGGTCCTCGGATCCGGGGAGTCGGCCCTCACCGAACTGACCGACGCGCAACTGGCCGACCTGGTGGAACTGCGAGGAGGCGCCCGATGA
- a CDS encoding roadblock/LC7 domain-containing protein → MAENRGLDWLLDDLTQRVEHIRHALVLSNDGLVTGASTGLRREDAEHLAAVSSGLHSLAKGSGRHFGAGRVRQTMIEFDDAVLFVTAAGTGSCLCVLSAAEADIGQVAYEMTLLVNRVGEHLHVDARHPEHSPSIDI, encoded by the coding sequence ATGGCGGAGAACCGGGGACTTGACTGGCTGCTCGACGACCTGACCCAGCGTGTCGAGCACATACGCCACGCACTCGTGCTCTCCAACGACGGGCTGGTGACCGGGGCGAGCACAGGTCTGAGGCGGGAGGACGCCGAACATCTCGCCGCCGTCTCATCGGGCCTGCACAGCCTGGCCAAGGGCTCGGGCCGGCACTTCGGCGCGGGCCGAGTCCGTCAGACCATGATCGAATTCGATGACGCGGTGCTCTTCGTCACGGCAGCCGGCACCGGCAGCTGTCTGTGCGTGCTCAGTGCGGCCGAGGCCGACATCGGCCAGGTCGCGTACGAGATGACGCTGCTCGTCAATCGCGTCGGTGAGCATCTCCACGTCGATGCCCGACATCCGGAACACTCACCCTCCATAGACATCTGA
- a CDS encoding roadblock/LC7 domain-containing protein has protein sequence MIQDPGMGAADRPGELDWLLDDLVLRVAEVRHAVVLSNDGLAVGASTGLRREDAEHLAAVSSGFHSLAKGAGRHFGAGGVRQTMVEMDEGFLFVVAAGDGSCLAVLSTVTADIGLIAYEMARLVRRVGEHLYSAPRAAARPPAAG, from the coding sequence ATGATCCAGGATCCGGGTATGGGGGCCGCGGACCGGCCCGGCGAACTCGACTGGCTGCTGGACGACCTGGTGTTGCGGGTCGCCGAGGTGAGGCATGCCGTCGTGCTCTCCAACGACGGGCTCGCGGTGGGCGCGTCCACCGGCCTCAGACGCGAGGACGCGGAGCATCTCGCCGCGGTCTCCTCCGGTTTCCACAGTCTGGCCAAGGGAGCCGGTCGCCACTTCGGCGCAGGCGGGGTTCGCCAGACCATGGTGGAGATGGACGAGGGCTTCCTGTTCGTGGTGGCCGCGGGCGACGGCTCCTGCCTCGCCGTCCTGAGCACCGTCACGGCCGACATCGGCCTGATCGCCTACGAGATGGCACGCCTGGTCAGACGCGTGGGCGAACACCTCTACTCGGCTCCGCGCGCGGCCGCCCGTCCGCCCGCGGCCGGGTGA
- a CDS encoding metal-dependent hydrolase produces the protein MMGPAHSLSGAAAWLGVGAAAAAAGHTMPWPVLVAGALICAGAALAPDLDHKAATISRAFGPVSRGLCEIVDKLSYAVYKGTKKPGDPSRSGGHRTLTHTWLWAVLIGAGASVLAITGGRWAVLALLFVHMVLAIEGLLWRATRGSSSDVLVWLLAATSAWIIAGVLDKPGNGADWLFTEPGQEYLWLGLPIVLGALVHDIGDALTVSGCPILWPIPVGRKRWYPIGPPKVLRFRAGSWVELKVLMPAFMVLGGVGGAAALNFI, from the coding sequence ATGATGGGACCAGCACACTCACTGTCCGGGGCGGCGGCCTGGCTGGGCGTCGGAGCGGCAGCGGCCGCCGCCGGCCACACGATGCCCTGGCCGGTCCTGGTGGCCGGCGCGCTGATCTGCGCGGGTGCCGCGCTCGCCCCGGATCTGGATCACAAGGCCGCCACGATCTCGCGGGCCTTCGGACCCGTCTCCCGGGGCCTGTGCGAGATCGTCGACAAGCTCTCGTACGCCGTCTACAAGGGGACGAAGAAGCCCGGCGACCCGAGCCGGTCCGGTGGCCACCGGACCCTTACGCACACCTGGCTGTGGGCGGTGCTGATCGGCGCCGGAGCGTCGGTCCTCGCGATCACGGGAGGCCGCTGGGCGGTGCTGGCGCTGCTGTTCGTCCACATGGTGCTCGCCATCGAGGGGCTGCTGTGGCGGGCGACGCGTGGCTCCAGCTCCGACGTCCTGGTCTGGCTGCTGGCCGCGACGAGTGCGTGGATCATCGCGGGAGTGCTGGACAAGCCGGGCAACGGCGCCGACTGGCTCTTCACGGAGCCGGGCCAGGAATACCTGTGGCTCGGACTGCCGATCGTCCTCGGGGCGCTGGTTCACGACATCGGGGACGCGCTGACGGTGTCGGGCTGCCCGATACTGTGGCCGATCCCGGTCGGCCGCAAGCGCTGGTACCCGATCGGGCCGCCCAAGGTGCTGCGCTTCAGGGCGGGCAGCTGGGTGGAGCTGAAGGTGCTGATGCCCGCGTTCATGGTGCTGGGCGGGGTGGGCGGCGCGGCCGCGCTCAACTTCATCTGA
- a CDS encoding PPOX class F420-dependent oxidoreductase, whose amino-acid sequence MAHKMTDEEWRAFVSHGTRTGKLSTVRADGRPHVAPIWFVLDGDDLVFNTGKDTVKGRNLARDGRVALCVDDDRPPYAYVVVQGHARISEDLDDVRLWAGRIGSRYMGAERAEEFAARNGVPGELLVRLRIEKVLAEASVSD is encoded by the coding sequence ATGGCACACAAGATGACCGATGAGGAATGGCGGGCGTTCGTCTCGCACGGAACCCGCACTGGCAAGTTGTCGACCGTCCGGGCCGACGGACGCCCGCATGTGGCGCCGATCTGGTTCGTGCTCGACGGCGACGACCTGGTCTTCAACACGGGGAAGGACACCGTCAAGGGGCGGAATCTGGCCCGGGACGGCCGAGTGGCCCTGTGCGTGGACGACGACCGGCCTCCGTACGCGTATGTCGTCGTGCAGGGGCACGCCCGGATCTCGGAGGACCTCGACGACGTCCGGCTGTGGGCGGGACGGATCGGCAGCCGGTACATGGGCGCGGAGCGCGCCGAGGAGTTCGCGGCACGCAATGGCGTACCCGGCGAACTCCTCGTACGGCTGCGGATCGAGAAGGTTCTCGCGGAGGCCTCGGTCTCCGACTGA
- a CDS encoding GTP-binding protein: MAPEHSDATSGETAALALKILVAGGFGVGKTTLVGAVSEIRPLRTEELLSEAGQSVDDTGGVDQKVTTTVAMDFGRITIRSGLSLYLFGTPGQDRFWFLWDELAQGALGAVVLADTRRLEDCFPAVDYFEHRHIPFVVAVNCFTDARTYGAHEVSRALDLDQGTPVVLCDARDRDSGKEVLVRLVEYAGRMHTARLLDSVR; encoded by the coding sequence ATGGCCCCTGAACACTCCGATGCCACCAGCGGTGAGACGGCCGCCCTGGCGTTGAAGATCCTCGTCGCCGGCGGCTTCGGCGTCGGCAAGACCACCCTGGTGGGCGCGGTCAGCGAGATCAGGCCGCTGCGCACCGAGGAACTGCTGAGCGAGGCCGGCCAGTCGGTGGACGACACCGGCGGCGTGGACCAGAAGGTCACGACGACCGTCGCCATGGACTTCGGGCGCATCACCATCAGGTCCGGCCTGTCGCTCTACCTGTTCGGAACGCCCGGACAGGACAGGTTCTGGTTCCTCTGGGACGAACTGGCGCAAGGAGCCCTAGGCGCCGTCGTCCTCGCGGACACGCGGCGGCTTGAGGACTGTTTCCCGGCAGTGGACTACTTCGAGCACCGGCACATCCCCTTCGTGGTGGCGGTCAACTGCTTCACGGACGCACGCACGTACGGCGCCCACGAAGTGTCACGGGCGCTCGACCTCGACCAGGGGACACCCGTGGTGCTCTGCGACGCCCGTGACCGCGACTCGGGAAAGGAGGTGCTGGTACGTCTCGTCGAGTACGCCGGACGGATGCACACCGCCCGGCTCCTCGACTCGGTCCGCTGA